TCGTATGCATACTCTAATGTATTGGAAACGGATGTTCCATTCTTTTCAGCAGGAATGTATCCTTTATCAATATAATATCCTATTCCTTCATAATCTCTTTTGTTGGCAGTAGCAATACAGGCTTTTAATGCTTCTTTGGCATCACCGTTGTAATTTCCTTTGATAATGGCATCTGCAACAACGCTTACACTGTGATAACCGCTCATACACCAGTTATCATTGGCGTAATGCGACCATATCGGCAGCATTTTCATGGAAAATTGATTATAATGAGCCATCATGGATTTAACCATATCATTGTTCCGTTTGGGCTGGATGATATTGAATAAAGGATGAAGGGCACGGTAAGTATCCCAGATTGAAAATGTAGTATAATTGGTAAAGCCTTCCGCTTTGTGGATATTCTGATCCAGACCTTTGTATTCTCCGTTGATATCCATATAGGTAGTAGGACTGATAAAAGTGTGATACAGGGCAGTATAAAAATTGACTTTTTCAGTTTCAGAACCTTTGATGATCATTTTATTCAGTTCTTTATTCCATTCTTCCTGAGCTTTTGCTTTCACCTGGTCAAAGGATAATGTGCCTGTTTCCTTTTCCAGATTTTCCAGAGCGTTGGTTTGGCTGACTGGTGAAATGGCCAGTTTGATTTCAATAGCTTCCTGTTCTTTAGTATCAAAATCAAAATACATTTTTAAGTTGTTGCCTGCGATCTCCGGGAAATTTTTTGTCTGATCAAATTTTCTCCAGAATCCTTTGTAAGGCTGCTGTCCGTCATAATTTTTCTGTCCGTAAGATTTGAAAGGCTTTGAAAACTTCATGGCAAAATAAACCGTTCTCGTTCTGGCCCAGCCGTTGGTTTGGCGGTAACCAGTCACAGTTCCGTCATTTTCTACCCGTACATAGGTCCAGATATTTTTACCCTCATAATTATAAATTCCGGCGGTAAGATCTAAGATGATATGCGCCTGATCAGATTGGGGAAAGGTATACCGATGAACTCCGGTTCTTGCAGATGCAGTCAGTTCTGCCAGAATATTGTAGTCATCAAGTTTTACTTTATAATATCCGGCCTCGGCTTTTTCATTCTGATGAGAAAATCGGCTTCTGTATCCGCTTTCGGGATGGGAGGCAGTGCCTGGATTTAGCTGAAGCTTTCCAACGGTTGGCATAATCAGGAAATCTCCAAGATCTGAATGTCCGGTTCCGCTGAAATGAGTAGAGCTGAATCCCGTAATGGTTTTATCTTCATAACGGTATCCTGCACAATATTTATAAACCTCACCGTTGTATTTGCCGTTAAGCTCATAAGAAATGGTATCCGTCTCCGGGCTCAGCTGGACAGCTCCGAAAGGAACAGTCGCTCCGGGATACGTATGACCCATTTTTTCGGTACCGATTAACGGGTTGACATATTGGATTAATTTTTCAAATTTTTGAGCAGGAAGGCTTACGCTGAACAATAAAAGAAAGATAAAAACAGATGGAGTGGTTCCGTGATTTTTCATTAATGCCGAATTTTCAGAGATTAAAATTAATTAAAAATCAGAGAAAAACGGTTTA
This region of Chryseobacterium vaccae genomic DNA includes:
- a CDS encoding GH92 family glycosyl hydrolase; amino-acid sequence: MKNHGTTPSVFIFLLLFSVSLPAQKFEKLIQYVNPLIGTEKMGHTYPGATVPFGAVQLSPETDTISYELNGKYNGEVYKYCAGYRYEDKTITGFSSTHFSGTGHSDLGDFLIMPTVGKLQLNPGTASHPESGYRSRFSHQNEKAEAGYYKVKLDDYNILAELTASARTGVHRYTFPQSDQAHIILDLTAGIYNYEGKNIWTYVRVENDGTVTGYRQTNGWARTRTVYFAMKFSKPFKSYGQKNYDGQQPYKGFWRKFDQTKNFPEIAGNNLKMYFDFDTKEQEAIEIKLAISPVSQTNALENLEKETGTLSFDQVKAKAQEEWNKELNKMIIKGSETEKVNFYTALYHTFISPTTYMDINGEYKGLDQNIHKAEGFTNYTTFSIWDTYRALHPLFNIIQPKRNNDMVKSMMAHYNQFSMKMLPIWSHYANDNWCMSGYHSVSVVADAIIKGNYNGDAKEALKACIATANKRDYEGIGYYIDKGYIPAEKNGTSVSNTLEYAYDDWAIAQLAKHLGETEIYNQFIKRSENWKNNFDPGIGFMRPRLADGSFKKDFDVLSTHGQGFIEGNSWNYSFFVPQNPNELINAMGGKKKFASKLDELFTMHLPDEFFADTEDITREGIIGGYVHGNEPAHHVAYLYNWAGQPWKTQAQIRRILEMQYKATPDGLGGNDDAGQMSAWYILSSLGFYPVAPGSEDYSIGSPAVDHAILNLENGKIFEIEAINQSQKNVYVQKVVLNGKEIKDFTLKHSEMIKGGKLTFHMGPKPQK